From the bacterium genome, one window contains:
- a CDS encoding Gfo/Idh/MocA family oxidoreductase produces the protein MRDRIGSERMNRRSFMAAAAASLAAPAVLGAQGAAPAKTGPLLRLGVIGGRFGAQFFWHEHPQCRVSAVCDILDEPLETLKHTYHCDRGYKDWREMLKDREVDAVAVFTPAPLHVEMAVAALKAGKHVISAVPAGMDEPECAALLEAVKSTGLTYMMAETSFYRREIIACREWAAQKKFGQIFYSEAEYHHDGLEPLMFEPDGRPTWRHGFPPMHYPTHCTGMIVPVTGERLTEVTAFGWGDDNEVLRDNVYHNPFWSETAMFKTSGGHAARVSVFWRVASGGVERGQFLGTQMSYYMPRPEAEDQPGFQALRTGEKQVRNLYSESRIEMRPCPVPNRWELLPETLRHDSGHGGSHTFITHEFVDAVLSGRTPTVDVHEAVAYTLPGIVAHQSALAGGVTMKIPDYGRA, from the coding sequence ATGCGGGACCGTATCGGCAGTGAGCGTATGAACCGGAGGTCTTTCATGGCGGCGGCTGCGGCGTCCCTGGCCGCGCCAGCCGTGCTCGGCGCGCAGGGGGCCGCTCCGGCCAAGACCGGGCCGTTGCTGCGCCTGGGTGTGATCGGCGGACGGTTTGGGGCGCAGTTTTTCTGGCACGAGCACCCCCAGTGCCGGGTGAGCGCGGTCTGCGACATTCTGGACGAGCCGCTGGAGACCCTCAAGCACACCTACCACTGCGACCGGGGCTACAAGGACTGGCGAGAGATGCTGAAGGACCGCGAGGTGGACGCCGTGGCGGTGTTCACCCCGGCGCCGCTGCACGTGGAGATGGCTGTGGCCGCGCTCAAGGCCGGCAAGCACGTGATCAGCGCCGTGCCGGCCGGGATGGACGAGCCGGAGTGCGCCGCGCTCCTGGAGGCGGTCAAGTCCACGGGCCTGACCTACATGATGGCCGAGACCAGTTTCTACCGCCGCGAGATCATCGCCTGCCGCGAGTGGGCCGCGCAGAAGAAGTTCGGCCAGATTTTCTACTCCGAGGCCGAGTACCATCACGACGGGCTGGAGCCGCTGATGTTCGAGCCGGACGGCCGCCCGACCTGGCGGCACGGCTTCCCCCCCATGCACTACCCGACCCATTGCACCGGGATGATCGTCCCGGTGACAGGCGAGCGCCTGACCGAGGTGACCGCTTTCGGCTGGGGCGATGACAATGAGGTGCTCCGGGACAATGTCTACCACAACCCGTTCTGGAGCGAGACCGCCATGTTCAAGACCTCGGGCGGCCACGCGGCGCGGGTGTCGGTGTTCTGGCGCGTCGCCTCGGGCGGGGTCGAGCGCGGCCAGTTCCTGGGCACGCAGATGAGCTACTACATGCCGCGGCCCGAGGCCGAGGACCAGCCTGGTTTCCAGGCCTTGCGCACGGGAGAGAAACAGGTGCGCAACCTCTACTCCGAGAGCCGGATCGAAATGCGGCCCTGCCCGGTGCCGAACCGCTGGGAGCTGCTGCCCGAGACGCTTCGCCACGACAGCGGCCACGGCGGCTCGCACACGTTCATCACCCACGAGTTTGTGGACGCGGTCCTGAGCGGGCGCACTCCCACGGTGGATGTCCACGAGGCTGTCGCCTACACCCTGCCGGGGATAGTCGCCCACCAGAGCGCGCTGGCCGGCGGAGTGACGATGAAGATCCCGGATTACGGCCGGGCCTGA
- a CDS encoding DMT family transporter has translation MLLAYIALAGRIVLSGYERIIFKQAGHSFGSEEAVFIIFVCGTVLLLPFIPLAEAPPSWSFLWPSLASATVYSVQTVLYLRALSSGEASLVGPLYYFSLFFLLILTSLFLGEHLGLFKVGGVVLLFYGASFLNRQGSVLRSLRSLADHPACRLMLFSSALVAVGRTIDAHVVRGVSPLTYTLVLCAVTDVILFLHLLWRGKLTGALRLLAAHPWLGAASGAVDVYSYLLLMFAVGRIEMSVAEPASMLGLVVTVLLARLIFGENIRGRLVGVSVMLAGVWLLFI, from the coding sequence ATGCTGCTGGCGTACATAGCTTTGGCCGGACGGATAGTCCTGTCCGGCTACGAGCGGATAATTTTCAAGCAGGCCGGGCACAGTTTCGGCAGCGAGGAGGCGGTGTTCATCATCTTCGTCTGCGGCACGGTGCTCCTGTTGCCGTTCATTCCCCTGGCCGAAGCGCCGCCGAGCTGGTCTTTCCTCTGGCCGTCCCTGGCCAGCGCCACGGTCTATTCGGTCCAGACCGTGCTCTACCTGCGGGCGCTCTCCTCGGGTGAGGCCTCGCTGGTGGGGCCGCTCTACTATTTCAGCCTCTTTTTCCTGCTCATCCTGACCAGCCTGTTCCTGGGCGAACACCTGGGGCTGTTCAAAGTGGGTGGAGTGGTGCTGCTGTTCTACGGGGCCTCGTTCCTCAACCGTCAGGGCAGCGTGCTGCGTTCGCTGCGCTCCCTGGCCGATCACCCGGCCTGCCGCCTGATGCTGTTCAGCTCGGCCCTGGTGGCGGTGGGACGCACCATCGACGCGCACGTGGTGCGGGGGGTCAGTCCCCTGACCTACACCCTCGTGCTCTGTGCCGTCACCGATGTCATCCTGTTCCTGCACCTTCTCTGGCGGGGGAAGCTGACCGGAGCGCTCCGCCTTCTGGCCGCTCACCCCTGGCTGGGCGCAGCCTCCGGGGCGGTAGATGTCTATTCCTACCTGCTGCTGATGTTCGCGGTCGGCCGGATAGAGATGAGCGTGGCCGAGCCCGCCTCCATGCTGGGGCTGGTGGTCACCGTGCTCCTGGCCCGGCTGATCTTCGGCGAGAACATCCGCGGCCGCCTGGTCGGGGTGAGTGTGATGCTGGCCGGGGTGTGGCTGCTCTTTATCTGA
- the glgX gene encoding glycogen debranching protein GlgX — MSAGKSDFQTRPGHPLPFGSTLLNGACRFSVFSRNATAVSLLLYERPGDPAPAREIKLDPRLNRTGDIWHVEVQGVRQGQLYLWRVDGPRDPAAGHRFDPDRLLIDPGAKALTGEFGWKSDNDIGTVRCVVVNNDFDWDDDRQPRIPLRDSVIYETHVRGFTRHGSSGVASPGTFEGLVEKIDYFKSLGITAVELLPVHEFNENELVLDNPLNGQRLRNFWGYSTVGFFAPNGRYSAGDTALGEQVTGFKRMVRAFHQAGLEVILDVVFNHTAEGDETGPTISFRGLDNRIYYLLREDGRYFNFSGCGNTVNCNHPVVRSFIRNCLRYWVVEMHVDGFRFDLASILGRDTKGCLIENPPLLESIAEDPILRHVKIIAEAWDAAGAYQVGSFHGERWSEWNGRFRDDVRRFWRGEALSRNGLATRITGSSDLYSASGKLPRNSINFITAHDGFTLYDLVSYSRKHNRMNGEGDRDGEGNNLCLNFGPEGPSADPELERMRLRLVRSCLATLLLSQGVPMLLAGDELGRTQHGNNNAWCQDNEISWIDWGLLGKNGHLQRFTCSLVALRRGHGVFRRNSFFEGRDHNGDGRADVEWYEPDGRPLCWGEDRPALACFLSGAAEETGRAEADCDFLLLFNAGRSDCYFALPPSANGEPWRRVLDSADESEGCICGPGQERPLLEDQSVYTARGRSVVLLSAG, encoded by the coding sequence ATGAGTGCAGGCAAGAGCGATTTCCAGACCCGGCCGGGCCATCCCCTACCGTTCGGGTCGACCCTCCTGAACGGCGCGTGCCGGTTCAGCGTGTTCAGCCGTAACGCCACCGCGGTGAGCCTTCTTCTGTACGAGCGCCCCGGCGACCCGGCCCCGGCCCGGGAAATCAAGCTCGACCCGCGGCTCAACCGCACGGGTGACATCTGGCATGTCGAGGTGCAGGGCGTGCGCCAGGGCCAGCTCTATCTGTGGCGGGTGGACGGGCCCCGCGACCCGGCCGCCGGGCACCGTTTCGATCCCGACCGCCTGCTCATCGACCCCGGGGCCAAGGCCCTCACCGGCGAGTTCGGCTGGAAGAGCGACAACGACATCGGCACTGTGCGCTGCGTGGTGGTAAACAACGATTTCGACTGGGATGACGACCGTCAGCCCCGTATCCCCCTGCGCGACAGCGTGATCTACGAGACCCACGTGCGCGGGTTCACCCGCCACGGCTCCAGCGGCGTGGCCAGCCCCGGCACGTTCGAGGGTCTGGTGGAGAAAATCGATTATTTCAAGAGCCTGGGCATAACCGCGGTGGAGCTTCTGCCCGTGCACGAGTTCAACGAGAACGAGCTGGTGCTGGACAACCCACTCAACGGCCAGCGCCTGCGCAATTTCTGGGGCTACAGCACGGTGGGCTTTTTCGCCCCCAACGGCCGCTACAGCGCCGGGGACACCGCGCTCGGCGAGCAGGTGACCGGGTTCAAGCGCATGGTGCGCGCCTTTCACCAGGCCGGCCTGGAGGTGATCCTGGACGTGGTGTTCAACCACACGGCCGAGGGGGACGAGACCGGGCCCACGATCAGTTTCCGCGGCCTGGACAACCGTATCTACTACCTGCTGCGCGAGGACGGGAGATATTTCAATTTCTCGGGCTGCGGCAACACGGTCAACTGCAACCACCCGGTGGTGCGCTCCTTCATCCGCAACTGCCTGCGCTACTGGGTGGTGGAGATGCACGTGGACGGGTTCCGTTTCGACCTGGCCTCGATCCTGGGCCGCGACACCAAGGGCTGCCTGATCGAGAACCCGCCGCTGCTGGAGAGTATCGCCGAGGACCCGATCCTGCGCCACGTGAAGATCATCGCCGAGGCGTGGGACGCCGCCGGGGCCTACCAGGTGGGAAGTTTCCACGGCGAGCGCTGGTCGGAGTGGAACGGACGGTTCCGGGACGACGTACGCCGGTTCTGGCGCGGCGAAGCCTTAAGCCGCAACGGGCTGGCCACCCGGATCACCGGCTCCAGCGACCTCTACAGCGCCAGCGGCAAGCTGCCGCGCAATTCGATCAATTTCATCACCGCGCACGACGGGTTCACGCTGTACGACCTGGTCAGCTACAGCCGCAAGCACAACCGGATGAACGGCGAGGGCGACCGCGACGGCGAGGGCAACAACCTGTGCCTCAATTTCGGGCCCGAGGGCCCGAGCGCCGACCCGGAGCTCGAGCGCATGCGCCTGCGGCTGGTCCGCAGCTGCCTGGCCACCCTGCTGCTCAGCCAGGGCGTGCCCATGCTGCTGGCCGGGGATGAGCTGGGCCGCACCCAGCACGGCAACAACAACGCCTGGTGCCAGGACAACGAGATAAGCTGGATCGACTGGGGCCTGCTGGGCAAGAACGGGCACCTGCAGCGCTTCACCTGCAGTCTGGTGGCGCTGCGCCGCGGGCACGGCGTTTTCCGGCGCAACTCGTTCTTCGAGGGGCGGGACCACAACGGCGACGGGCGGGCGGATGTGGAATGGTACGAGCCGGATGGCCGTCCGCTCTGCTGGGGCGAGGACCGTCCGGCCCTGGCCTGTTTCCTGAGCGGCGCGGCCGAGGAGACCGGCCGTGCTGAGGCGGACTGCGATTTCCTGCTCCTGTTCAACGCCGGCCGCAGCGACTGCTATTTCGCCCTGCCGCCCTCAGCCAACGGGGAGCCCTGGCGACGGGTGCTGGACAGCGCGGATGAGAGCGAGGGCTGTATCTGCGGGCCCGGACAGGAGCGGCCGTTACTCGAGGACCAGTCGGTCTACACGGCGCGGGGACGCAGCGTGGTGCTGCTGTCCGCGGGCTGA
- a CDS encoding LptF/LptG family permease — protein sequence MISRVLYGYTVREFLKVFIAALAGLLVVCLVGDAADRLNDFIDAQAPSALIVVFYLNMVPFYAMYVLPAASLIATLFTLGQMSRHNELTAMLSSGISLGRILLPIYLLMLLLSVGSFLVDETLVPLTNENKKDIMDYRIKGRPQPTGEVRQNLDYLGEEGRRWSAGVFRPQKAELEAVRLLQFSGPAEDLSISFRLDTPRARFDPDSGWVFYDGSCRQFDPGGSQEWAVSFKRLVLPGLSERPADFTIEVKEAQVMNFRELTSAIERKRRNGIKVTRDEVELWLKTAMPAANFIIVLFGAPLAVSRRRMGPGIGMAVGLVVYMAFMGSFYVTRSLGYSGMIPPVAAAWTSNFLFGLAGLFFFLKVRK from the coding sequence ATGATCTCACGGGTGCTTTATGGCTACACGGTCCGCGAGTTCCTTAAGGTTTTCATCGCCGCCCTGGCCGGGCTGCTGGTGGTCTGCCTGGTGGGGGACGCCGCCGACCGGCTGAACGATTTCATCGACGCCCAGGCGCCGAGCGCTCTGATCGTGGTGTTCTACCTGAACATGGTCCCGTTCTACGCCATGTATGTGCTGCCGGCGGCCTCGCTGATCGCCACGCTGTTCACCCTCGGCCAGATGAGCCGCCACAACGAGCTGACCGCCATGCTCTCCAGCGGGATCAGCCTGGGGCGTATCCTGCTGCCGATCTATCTGCTGATGCTGCTGCTCTCGGTCGGCTCGTTCCTGGTGGATGAGACCCTGGTCCCGCTGACCAACGAGAACAAGAAAGACATCATGGATTACCGCATAAAGGGCCGTCCGCAGCCCACCGGCGAGGTGCGCCAGAACCTGGACTACCTGGGGGAGGAGGGCCGGCGCTGGAGCGCGGGGGTGTTCCGTCCCCAGAAAGCCGAGCTGGAGGCGGTGCGCCTGCTCCAGTTCAGCGGCCCGGCCGAGGACCTGAGCATCAGCTTCCGGCTGGATACCCCCCGGGCGCGGTTCGACCCGGACAGCGGCTGGGTGTTCTACGACGGCTCCTGCCGCCAGTTCGACCCCGGCGGGAGCCAGGAATGGGCGGTCAGCTTCAAGCGCCTGGTCCTGCCCGGCCTGAGCGAGCGCCCGGCGGATTTCACCATCGAGGTCAAGGAGGCCCAGGTGATGAATTTCCGCGAGCTCACCTCGGCCATCGAGCGCAAGAGGCGCAACGGGATCAAGGTCACCCGCGACGAGGTGGAGCTGTGGCTCAAGACCGCCATGCCGGCGGCCAATTTCATCATCGTGCTGTTCGGTGCGCCCCTGGCCGTGTCGCGGCGGCGCATGGGGCCAGGGATCGGCATGGCCGTGGGCCTCGTGGTCTACATGGCTTTCATGGGCAGTTTCTATGTCACCCGCAGCCTGGGCTACAGCGGGATGATCCCGCCCGTGGCCGCGGCTTGGACCAGCAACTTTCTGTTCGGCCTGGCCGGACTGTTTTTCTTTCTGAAAGTGCGCAAGTGA
- a CDS encoding LptF/LptG family permease: protein MKVIRRYILLELAGPFVFSLTLLTFILFMRQMVLLFPKFAGKDLPWRVIAELLGLSLPFIVALVLPMSALLGVIMAFGRLSADNEITAFKALGVPAHRLMWAPLGASVLLALGAVWFNDRVLPETNHRYKNLLIDIAYLKPTLQLEEGVVMDDFPGMNLMVNRIRSGRGKSLHPVDPGGADPQTVEIGLNGGEAPADLFGIVITETGQSSRTIVADSGSLSFLPNRKDALLTLYDGEIQELDPNRSGQLQRVFFERHRIRLADVGGALERGRGKTYRSDRELNLSMIEEQVKARYSEVDSLVHAAAALVDSLPAGDSTAMALRSLCGPDLAAGLRARKTYPTALVRFPAPGRQIVRDDPALRLSSLLREASFTRRRIASLEVEWWKKFALPFASLVFVLLGVPLGILTRRGGAGVSLAISFGIFLVYWVCLISGETLAERLLMSPFWAMWAPNAIFLVLGLALLVVQVRGTRSLGLAAGGLSLWRTRRVARPAEPGGQA from the coding sequence ATGAAAGTCATACGAAGATATATTCTGCTCGAACTGGCCGGACCGTTCGTTTTTTCTCTAACTCTCCTGACATTCATACTATTTATGCGGCAGATGGTCCTTTTGTTCCCCAAATTTGCGGGCAAGGACCTGCCCTGGCGGGTGATCGCCGAGCTGCTCGGGCTCAGCCTGCCGTTCATCGTGGCGCTGGTGCTGCCGATGTCGGCGCTGCTGGGGGTGATAATGGCTTTCGGGCGGCTCTCGGCGGACAACGAGATCACCGCGTTCAAGGCCCTGGGCGTGCCGGCCCACCGTCTGATGTGGGCGCCGCTGGGCGCCTCGGTGCTGCTGGCCCTGGGAGCGGTCTGGTTCAACGACCGGGTGCTGCCCGAAACCAACCACCGCTACAAGAACCTTCTGATCGACATCGCCTACCTCAAGCCCACCCTTCAGCTCGAGGAGGGCGTGGTGATGGACGATTTCCCGGGTATGAACCTGATGGTGAACCGCATCCGCTCCGGCCGGGGCAAGAGCCTTCACCCGGTGGACCCGGGTGGGGCCGACCCCCAGACAGTTGAGATCGGCCTGAACGGCGGCGAGGCCCCGGCCGACCTTTTCGGCATCGTGATCACCGAGACCGGCCAGAGCAGCCGGACCATCGTGGCCGACAGCGGCAGCCTGAGTTTCCTGCCCAACCGCAAGGACGCCCTTCTCACCCTGTACGACGGCGAGATACAGGAGCTGGACCCCAACCGCAGCGGACAGCTTCAGCGCGTGTTCTTCGAGCGGCACCGCATCCGCCTGGCGGATGTGGGTGGAGCGCTGGAGCGCGGGCGCGGCAAGACCTACCGCAGCGACCGTGAGCTGAACCTGTCCATGATCGAGGAGCAGGTGAAAGCACGCTACTCCGAGGTGGACAGCCTTGTCCACGCCGCGGCGGCCCTGGTCGACAGCCTCCCGGCGGGTGACTCCACGGCCATGGCCCTGCGCAGCCTATGCGGTCCCGACCTGGCGGCGGGCCTGCGCGCGCGGAAAACCTACCCCACGGCGCTGGTGCGGTTCCCGGCCCCGGGCCGCCAGATCGTGCGGGATGACCCGGCCCTGCGTCTGAGCTCGCTCTTGCGCGAGGCCTCGTTCACCCGGCGGCGGATCGCCTCGCTGGAGGTGGAATGGTGGAAGAAATTCGCCCTCCCCTTCGCCTCGCTGGTGTTCGTGCTGCTGGGCGTGCCGCTGGGCATCCTCACCCGCCGCGGCGGGGCGGGCGTGTCGCTCGCCATCAGCTTCGGCATTTTCCTGGTTTACTGGGTCTGCCTGATCAGCGGCGAGACCCTGGCCGAACGGTTGCTGATGTCGCCGTTCTGGGCCATGTGGGCGCCCAACGCCATTTTCCTGGTGCTGGGGCTGGCGCTGCTCGTGGTGCAGGTGCGGGGGACTCGCTCGCTGGGGCTGGCCGCGGGCGGGCTGAGCCTGTGGCGGACGCGGCGCGTCGCCCGTCCAGCGGAACCGGGGGGGCAGGCATGA